A genomic window from Streptomyces mirabilis includes:
- the efeB gene encoding iron uptake transporter deferrochelatase/peroxidase subunit yields the protein MADQPTPEATTEKTPPGEAVSQKPSSGGVFSRRRLLGTAGATGLALGTAGGAAGYAAAPAADKAAPLTSLGADTVMFHGKHQPGITTALQARGHLVAFDLAAGAGRKEAAALLRRWSTTAQRLMAGEAAAQDDTDVARDAGPSSLTVTFGFGNSFFARTGLENQRPVALDPLPDFSSDHLDKARSNGDLWVQIGADDALVAFHALRTLQKDAGSAARVRWQMNGFNRSPGATAQPMTARNLMGQIDGTRNPKPSESDFDRRIFVPAAGDPAWMANGSYAVVRRIRMLLDDWEKLSVKAQEDVVGRRKSTGAPLTGGTETTPMNLDKTDADGNLVVPLNAHARITRPDQNGGAAMLRRPFSFHDGFDPDGVPDAGLLFVCWQADPLRGFVPVQRKLDRGDALSTFIRHEASGLFAVPGGAAEGEYVGQRLLEG from the coding sequence ATGGCTGACCAGCCCACTCCGGAAGCCACCACGGAAAAGACCCCTCCAGGAGAGGCCGTTTCCCAGAAGCCCTCTTCTGGCGGGGTCTTTTCCCGGCGACGGCTGCTCGGCACCGCCGGCGCCACCGGTCTCGCCCTGGGGACGGCCGGAGGTGCCGCCGGCTACGCGGCAGCGCCCGCCGCCGACAAGGCCGCGCCCCTGACCTCGCTCGGCGCGGACACGGTGATGTTTCACGGGAAACATCAGCCCGGCATCACCACCGCGCTCCAGGCCCGTGGCCACCTCGTCGCATTCGACCTGGCCGCGGGCGCGGGCCGCAAGGAGGCCGCCGCACTGCTGCGCCGCTGGTCGACGACGGCCCAGCGGCTGATGGCGGGCGAGGCTGCCGCGCAGGACGACACCGACGTCGCCCGTGACGCCGGACCGTCCTCGCTGACGGTCACCTTCGGCTTCGGAAACAGCTTCTTCGCCCGGACGGGTCTGGAGAACCAGCGCCCGGTCGCCCTCGACCCACTGCCCGACTTCTCCTCCGACCACCTCGACAAGGCGCGCAGCAACGGCGACCTGTGGGTGCAGATCGGCGCCGACGACGCCCTGGTCGCCTTCCACGCCCTACGCACGCTCCAGAAGGACGCGGGCAGCGCGGCCCGGGTGCGCTGGCAGATGAACGGCTTCAACCGCTCGCCCGGCGCCACGGCCCAGCCGATGACGGCCCGCAACCTGATGGGCCAGATCGACGGCACCCGCAATCCGAAGCCGTCCGAGTCCGACTTCGACCGGCGCATCTTCGTGCCGGCCGCCGGCGACCCGGCCTGGATGGCGAACGGCTCCTACGCCGTCGTACGCCGGATCCGGATGCTCCTCGACGACTGGGAGAAGCTGTCGGTCAAGGCCCAGGAGGACGTCGTGGGGCGGAGGAAATCCACCGGGGCGCCACTGACCGGTGGCACCGAGACGACCCCGATGAACCTCGACAAGACCGACGCCGACGGCAACCTGGTCGTCCCCCTCAACGCGCACGCCCGGATCACCCGGCCCGACCAGAACGGCGGCGCCGCGATGCTGCGCCGCCCGTTCTCCTTCCACGACGGCTTCGACCCGGACGGGGTGCCCGACGCGGGCCTGCTCTTCGTCTGCTGGCAGGCGGATCCGCTGCGCGGTTTCGTCCCGGTGCAGCGCAAGCTCGACCGCGGCGACGCCCTGTCGACCTTCATCCGCCACGAGGCGAGCGGGCTGTTCGCGGTGCCGGGTGGTGCGGCGGAGGGAGAGTACGTGGGGCAACGGCTGCTGGAAGGGTGA
- the serS gene encoding serine--tRNA ligase, which yields MIDLRLLREDPDRVRASQRARGEDVALVDSLLSADERRRSSGVRFDELRSEQKSLGKLIPKASGDEKAELLKKAGELAAAVKTADAEQHEADEETKRLLLQLGNLVHPDVPVGGEEDFVVLETHGTIRDFGAEGFEPKDHLELGEALGAIDVERGAKVSGSRFYYLTGVGALLELALVNAAIAQATEAGFTPMLTPALVRPRAMEGTGFLGQAAENVYHLEKDDYYLVGTSEVPLAAYHMDEILDADQLPLRYAGFSPCFRREAGTYGKDTRGIFRVHQFDKVEMFSYVDPADAENEHKRLLDWEKQWLTGLELPFQVIDVASGDLGASASRKFDCEAWIPTQGKYRELTSASNCDGFQARRLSVRMRDGKKVQPLATLNGTLCAVPRTIVAILENHQLADGSVRVPEVLRPYLGGREVLEPISK from the coding sequence GTGATTGACCTTCGCCTGCTCCGTGAGGACCCCGACCGTGTTCGCGCCTCCCAGCGCGCCCGTGGAGAGGACGTCGCCCTCGTCGACTCCCTCCTCTCCGCCGACGAGCGGCGCAGGTCGTCCGGCGTCCGCTTCGACGAACTCCGATCCGAGCAGAAGTCGCTCGGAAAGCTGATCCCCAAGGCGTCCGGCGACGAAAAGGCCGAGCTGCTGAAGAAGGCCGGGGAGCTCGCCGCCGCCGTCAAGACCGCCGACGCCGAACAGCACGAGGCGGACGAGGAGACCAAGCGTCTGCTCCTCCAGCTCGGCAACCTGGTCCACCCGGACGTCCCGGTCGGCGGCGAGGAGGACTTCGTCGTCCTGGAGACGCACGGCACGATCCGCGACTTCGGCGCCGAGGGCTTCGAGCCCAAGGACCACCTGGAGCTCGGCGAGGCGCTCGGCGCCATCGACGTCGAGCGGGGCGCCAAGGTCTCCGGCTCGCGCTTCTACTACCTCACGGGTGTCGGCGCGCTCCTGGAGCTCGCCCTCGTCAACGCGGCGATCGCGCAGGCCACCGAGGCCGGCTTCACCCCGATGCTGACCCCGGCCCTCGTCCGCCCGCGCGCCATGGAGGGCACCGGCTTCCTCGGCCAGGCCGCGGAGAACGTGTACCACCTGGAGAAGGACGACTACTACCTGGTCGGCACCTCCGAGGTCCCCCTCGCGGCTTACCACATGGACGAGATCCTCGACGCCGACCAGCTGCCGCTGCGCTACGCCGGCTTCTCGCCGTGCTTCCGCCGCGAGGCCGGCACCTACGGCAAGGACACCCGCGGCATCTTCCGTGTGCACCAGTTCGACAAGGTCGAGATGTTCTCCTACGTCGACCCCGCGGACGCTGAGAACGAGCACAAGCGTCTCCTGGACTGGGAGAAGCAGTGGCTGACCGGCCTCGAGCTGCCCTTCCAGGTCATCGACGTGGCCTCGGGCGACCTCGGTGCCTCCGCGTCCCGCAAGTTCGACTGCGAGGCGTGGATCCCGACCCAGGGCAAGTACCGCGAGCTGACCTCGGCCTCGAACTGTGACGGCTTCCAGGCCCGCCGCCTGTCCGTGCGCATGCGCGACGGCAAGAAGGTCCAGCCGCTCGCCACGCTGAACGGCACGCTGTGCGCCGTCCCGCGCACGATCGTGGCGATCCTGGAGAACCACCAGCTGGCCGACGGCTCCGTGCGGGTGCCCGAGGTGCTGCGTCCGTACCTGGGCGGACGTGAGGTTCTGGAGCCGATCTCCAAGTGA
- a CDS encoding copper resistance CopC/CopD family protein, producing the protein MTQAIAPRAAATTTGGVAFRVRALLLLLLAVIGAVLAGAAPASAHAALTGSDPQQGAVVGRAPTQVSLTFSEKVAMSDDAVRVLDPKGKRVDTGKATDLGGTTYGVKLHSGLPDGTFTVTYQVVSADSHPVSGAFTFSVGAPSQTSVALSDPAVGGGVVGALYGVGRYVSYAGFILLVGGAAFVLACWQRGAGVRPVQRLVVSGWLALTGATLALLLLRGSYVGSGKVGDIFDLTLLGQVLQTKAGAALVSRLLLLAAGALFIAVLFGAYARRDEADATDEGDATDEGDVSGRSDASDKGDGSDKSGVDADAEKRDLTFGLAIGGAVVAAGLAASWAMAEHASTGIQAGLAMPVDVLHLLAVAVWLGGLSALLVALFRAPVETQIDAAAVRRFSRLAFGSVTVLAATGIYQSWRQVGSWSALTGTWYGQLLLIKIGLVAVLVGTAWISRRWTAQLSEAPQAKALATAGAKAGAGTGTTAGATALAELRTKQPTKVPANSRDSSSGGSDSPNADSKDSNSGHSNSRDSSSGDSRRAAQLARQQTAVATARQKRLRDADPARAGLRRSVLAEAGIAVVLLAVTTVLTSTEPGRTEEAAKLATSSSSQRSGPLSLKLPFDTGGQDGKGTAEVTLDPARVGGNEMHVYVERPNGKAFDVPEVKLAFTLKAKKIGPLPVTPDRIATGHWSAIGVQIPMAGDWEIAVTVRTSDIDQTTVTKNAKIG; encoded by the coding sequence GTGACACAGGCCATCGCTCCCCGTGCGGCTGCCACCACCACTGGAGGGGTCGCTTTTCGGGTACGGGCACTGCTGTTGCTGCTCCTCGCCGTGATCGGCGCGGTCCTGGCCGGCGCGGCGCCCGCCTCCGCGCACGCCGCGCTGACCGGCAGCGACCCCCAGCAGGGAGCGGTGGTCGGCCGGGCACCCACCCAGGTCTCGCTGACGTTCTCCGAGAAGGTCGCGATGTCCGACGACGCGGTGCGCGTGCTCGACCCCAAGGGCAAGCGCGTCGACACCGGCAAGGCGACCGACCTGGGCGGCACCACCTACGGCGTGAAGCTCCACTCGGGGCTGCCCGACGGCACGTTCACCGTCACCTACCAGGTGGTGTCGGCGGACAGCCATCCCGTTTCGGGCGCCTTCACCTTCTCCGTCGGCGCGCCCTCGCAGACCTCCGTCGCGCTCTCCGACCCGGCCGTGGGCGGCGGAGTCGTCGGCGCACTCTACGGAGTCGGGCGGTATGTCTCGTACGCCGGATTCATCCTTCTGGTGGGTGGCGCGGCCTTCGTACTGGCCTGCTGGCAGCGCGGCGCCGGGGTCCGTCCGGTGCAACGGCTCGTGGTCTCCGGGTGGCTCGCGCTGACCGGCGCCACCCTCGCGCTGCTGCTCCTGCGCGGTTCCTACGTCGGCTCCGGCAAGGTCGGCGACATCTTCGACCTGACGCTGCTCGGGCAGGTGCTACAGACCAAGGCGGGCGCGGCACTGGTCTCGCGGCTGCTGCTGCTCGCCGCGGGCGCGCTGTTCATCGCGGTGCTCTTCGGGGCGTACGCGCGGCGGGACGAGGCCGACGCGACCGACGAGGGCGACGCGACCGACGAGGGCGACGTGTCCGGCAGGAGTGACGCGTCCGACAAGGGGGACGGGTCCGACAAGAGCGGTGTCGATGCCGATGCCGAGAAGAGGGACCTCACCTTCGGGCTCGCGATCGGCGGCGCCGTCGTCGCGGCGGGCCTGGCGGCGAGCTGGGCGATGGCCGAGCACGCCTCCACCGGTATCCAGGCGGGCCTCGCGATGCCCGTGGACGTGCTGCACCTGCTGGCGGTCGCCGTCTGGCTGGGCGGCCTGTCGGCGCTGCTCGTGGCGCTGTTCCGGGCGCCCGTCGAGACACAGATCGACGCGGCGGCCGTACGGCGCTTCTCGCGCCTCGCGTTCGGCAGCGTGACCGTGCTGGCCGCGACCGGGATCTACCAGTCCTGGCGCCAGGTCGGCTCCTGGTCGGCGCTGACCGGAACGTGGTACGGACAGTTGCTGCTCATCAAGATCGGCCTGGTGGCGGTCCTCGTCGGCACCGCGTGGATCTCGCGGCGCTGGACGGCGCAGCTGTCCGAGGCGCCGCAGGCGAAGGCCTTGGCGACGGCCGGGGCCAAAGCCGGAGCCGGAACCGGGACGACAGCCGGGGCGACGGCTCTCGCCGAACTGCGGACGAAGCAGCCGACGAAGGTGCCCGCGAATTCCAGGGACTCCAGCTCTGGGGGCTCGGATTCCCCCAACGCGGATTCCAAGGACTCGAACTCCGGACACTCGAACTCCAGGGACTCGAGCTCCGGAGACTCCCGGCGTGCCGCTCAACTCGCCCGGCAGCAGACCGCCGTGGCCACCGCGCGTCAAAAGCGCCTCCGCGACGCCGACCCGGCCCGAGCCGGCCTGCGCCGCTCGGTGCTCGCCGAGGCCGGCATCGCCGTCGTCCTGCTGGCCGTGACGACCGTGCTGACGTCCACCGAGCCGGGGCGCACGGAGGAGGCGGCCAAGCTGGCCACCTCGTCCTCCTCGCAGCGGTCCGGGCCGCTCTCCCTGAAGCTCCCGTTCGACACGGGCGGCCAGGACGGCAAGGGCACCGCGGAGGTCACCCTCGACCCGGCCCGCGTCGGCGGCAACGAAATGCACGTCTACGTGGAACGACCGAACGGCAAGGCCTTCGACGTCCCCGAGGTGAAGCTCGCCTTCACCCTGAAGGCCAAGAAGATCGGGCCCCTGCCCGTGACCCCCGACCGCATCGCCACCGGCCACTGGTCGGCGATCGGGGTGCAGATCCCCATGGCGGGCGACTGGGAGATCGCGGTGACCGTGCGCACCTCCGACATCGACCAGACGACCGTCACCAAGAACGCGAAGATCGGCTGA
- the pheA gene encoding prephenate dehydratase, translating to MSATRYTYLGPEGTFTEAALRTLPEAATRELVPMVSVPAALDAVRASEAAGALVPIENSVEGGVTATLDELAKGEPLMIYREVVLPIAFALLVRPGTALKDIKTVTGHPVAQPQVRNWLGAHLPNTVWESAASNADGARLVQEGRYDAAFAGEFAATTYGLEPLVTEIHDAANAETRFVLVGRPARPAAPTGADKTSVVIWLGDDHPGALLELLQEFAVRGVNLMRIESRPTGQGIGNYCFSMDAEGHITDRRVGEALMGLKRISPQVRFLGSYPRAGVALEDVRPLRPGTSDSAFSAASDWLARCQDGRF from the coding sequence ATGTCGGCGACGCGCTACACCTATCTCGGCCCCGAGGGAACGTTCACCGAGGCCGCCCTCCGCACGCTCCCGGAAGCCGCGACACGGGAGCTGGTGCCCATGGTGTCCGTGCCGGCCGCGCTCGACGCGGTGCGCGCGAGCGAAGCCGCGGGCGCCCTCGTCCCGATCGAGAACTCGGTCGAGGGCGGTGTCACCGCCACCCTCGACGAGCTCGCCAAGGGCGAGCCGCTGATGATCTACCGCGAGGTCGTCCTGCCGATCGCCTTCGCCCTGCTGGTCAGGCCCGGCACGGCCCTGAAGGACATCAAGACGGTCACCGGCCACCCGGTCGCCCAGCCGCAGGTACGCAACTGGCTCGGCGCCCACCTGCCGAACACCGTGTGGGAGTCGGCGGCCTCGAACGCGGACGGTGCCCGGCTGGTCCAGGAGGGCCGGTACGACGCGGCCTTCGCGGGCGAGTTCGCGGCCACGACCTACGGGCTCGAGCCACTGGTCACCGAGATCCACGACGCGGCGAACGCCGAGACCCGCTTCGTGCTGGTCGGCCGTCCGGCCCGGCCCGCGGCCCCGACCGGCGCCGACAAGACGTCCGTGGTCATCTGGCTCGGCGACGACCACCCGGGTGCGCTGCTCGAACTGCTCCAGGAGTTCGCGGTGCGCGGCGTCAACCTGATGCGGATCGAATCACGGCCGACCGGCCAGGGCATCGGCAACTACTGCTTCTCGATGGACGCCGAGGGCCACATCACGGACCGCCGTGTGGGCGAGGCGCTGATGGGTCTCAAGCGCATCAGCCCCCAGGTGCGCTTCCTCGGGTCCTATCCGCGGGCCGGGGTCGCTCTGGAGGACGTACGGCCGCTGCGGCCCGGGACATCCGACAGCGCGTTCTCGGCGGCGTCGGACTGGCTGGCGCGCTGCCAGGACGGACGGTTCTAG
- a CDS encoding copper chaperone PCu(A)C, whose translation MSRPGGPSRRLAGCVALTATALALAGCGSDDSPSNKAGKPEMKITGAYMPAPVMDTMAAGFFTVTNSGGADTLTSVTSDLAPDVTLHSTKGGAMEEQKSFAVPADGSLDFASGGNHLMFEKLTHKPLEGEKVSVTLHFTKAGAVKVSMPVKSATYNPKTGH comes from the coding sequence GTGAGCCGACCCGGAGGCCCTTCGAGGCGTCTCGCGGGATGCGTGGCGCTGACGGCCACGGCGCTGGCGCTGGCGGGCTGCGGCTCCGACGACTCCCCCTCGAACAAAGCGGGCAAGCCCGAAATGAAGATCACCGGCGCCTACATGCCCGCCCCCGTCATGGACACCATGGCCGCCGGCTTCTTCACGGTCACCAACTCCGGCGGCGCCGACACCCTGACCTCCGTCACCAGCGACCTCGCCCCGGACGTCACGCTGCACTCCACCAAGGGCGGCGCGATGGAGGAGCAGAAGTCGTTCGCCGTGCCCGCCGACGGGTCACTCGACTTCGCGAGCGGCGGCAACCACCTCATGTTCGAAAAGCTCACCCACAAGCCTCTGGAGGGCGAGAAGGTGTCGGTGACGCTGCACTTCACCAAGGCGGGCGCGGTGAAGGTCTCCATGCCGGTGAAGTCCGCGACGTACAACCCCAAGACCGGGCACTGA
- a CDS encoding SCO family protein — MRKKTYAAAALFAAAALTLSACGSGDDSKPIADVSAEAGTGKAATVLDKAFEKPDLVLNDTNGKKYDFRAETKGVPTLIYFGYTHCPDVCPTTMSNLAVAKKQLPKAEQDKLKVVFVTTDPARDTPATLGKWLRGIDPAFVGLTGDFPTIQAGARTLGISIEPTAKDKNGKLVSVHGTQVIAFSPKTDGGYVIYGEDATVDDYTKDLPKLIKGENP; from the coding sequence ATGCGCAAGAAGACGTATGCCGCGGCCGCCCTGTTCGCCGCCGCCGCACTGACCCTCTCCGCCTGCGGCAGCGGCGACGACAGCAAGCCGATCGCCGACGTGTCCGCCGAGGCCGGCACGGGCAAGGCCGCCACGGTCCTCGACAAGGCGTTCGAGAAGCCCGACCTCGTCCTCAACGACACGAACGGCAAGAAGTACGACTTCCGGGCCGAGACCAAGGGCGTCCCGACGCTGATCTACTTCGGCTACACCCACTGCCCCGACGTCTGTCCGACGACGATGAGCAACCTCGCCGTCGCCAAGAAGCAGCTGCCCAAGGCCGAACAGGACAAGCTCAAGGTCGTGTTCGTCACCACCGACCCGGCCCGCGACACCCCCGCCACGCTCGGCAAGTGGCTCAGGGGGATCGACCCCGCCTTCGTCGGCCTCACCGGCGACTTCCCCACCATCCAGGCGGGCGCCCGCACCCTGGGCATCTCCATCGAGCCGACGGCGAAGGACAAGAACGGCAAGCTCGTCTCCGTGCACGGCACCCAGGTCATCGCGTTCTCGCCGAAGACCGACGGGGGCTATGTGATCTACGGCGAGGACGCCACCGTCGACGACTACACCAAGGACCTCCCCAAGCTCATCAAGGGAGAGAATCCGTGA
- a CDS encoding YcnI family protein, translating to MKASRIAAAGAVAASAVLAVSSPAFAHVSVQPEGEAAKGGYAVVDFKVPNERDDASTNQVEVNFPTDHPLASVMPQPLDGWSVKVTKTKLAKPLTMHGEKISEAVSKVTWTATGKGIEPGFFQKFPLSVGALPEDTDELVFKAIQTYDNKEVVRWIEPQKAGQEEPENPAPVLTLSEASADGHHGSSGTAEDASDTSTAAPASSTSASSADSSDTTARVLGVVGIVVGAAGVAYGVLAGRRRTEA from the coding sequence ATGAAGGCTTCCCGTATCGCCGCCGCCGGTGCCGTCGCCGCCTCGGCCGTCCTCGCCGTCTCCTCCCCCGCCTTCGCCCACGTCAGCGTGCAGCCGGAGGGCGAGGCCGCCAAGGGCGGTTACGCCGTCGTCGACTTCAAGGTCCCCAACGAGCGCGACGACGCCTCGACCAACCAGGTCGAGGTGAACTTCCCGACCGACCACCCGCTCGCCTCCGTCATGCCGCAGCCCCTCGACGGCTGGTCCGTGAAGGTCACCAAGACCAAGCTGGCCAAGCCGCTCACGATGCACGGCGAGAAGATCTCCGAGGCCGTCAGCAAGGTCACCTGGACCGCCACCGGCAAGGGCATCGAGCCGGGCTTCTTCCAGAAGTTCCCGCTCTCCGTCGGCGCGCTCCCCGAGGACACCGACGAACTCGTCTTCAAGGCGATCCAGACGTACGACAACAAGGAGGTCGTGCGCTGGATCGAGCCGCAGAAGGCGGGCCAGGAGGAGCCCGAGAACCCGGCTCCGGTGCTCACGCTCTCCGAAGCGTCCGCGGACGGCCACCACGGGTCCTCCGGCACCGCCGAGGATGCCTCCGACACCTCCACGGCGGCCCCCGCCTCGTCCACCTCCGCCTCCTCCGCGGACAGCAGTGACACCACCGCGCGCGTCCTCGGTGTCGTCGGCATCGTCGTCGGCGCGGCGGGCGTGGCGTACGGCGTTCTGGCCGGCCGTCGGCGCACCGAGGCCTGA